The Perca fluviatilis unplaced genomic scaffold, GENO_Pfluv_1.0 PFLUV_unplaced_scaf_268, whole genome shotgun sequence region TGTGAAAGCTAAAGCCGAGCGGCTGTGTTGCTGCTTCCCGAGCAGGAATGCGAAACACGCAAGGTTGTGGTCAGCCTCCAGAATCCGAGAGGAATGAAGTGGCTGCAGTTTGGGGAAACCCTGGACCACACAAGGGAGGACCTGGTCTGGCTGGAGCGCCATAAGAGATCAGGACCGAGAGCGTtcacagagaggagagacgaCGAGGTGAAGGAGGGTTCAGCTGGGTGACGTCAATGCGAGAGGCCTTTCGacatattctgtgtgtgtgtgtgtgtgtgtgtgtgtgtgtgtgtgtgtgtgtgtgtgtgtgtgtgtgtgtgtgtgtgtgtcagtgtgtctgtgtttcagtgtgcgtctgtgtgtaaCTTTCTACtctcatttcagagagaaatattgtactttttactccactacattcatctgttacagctttagttactagttactttacacattaagattcctgcacacacacacacacacacacacacacacacacacacactttattaatTTGATTCTAAAGtctagctgagatgatgagaccattaaacacacaactggttggatcctttacactttctacaatgtgtgtgtgtgtgtgtgtgtgtgtgtgtgtgtgtgtgtgtgtgtgtgtgtgtgtgtgtgtgtgtgtgtgtgtgtgtgtgtgtgtgtgtgtgtgtgtgtcattaggactgtttggatcctttactctttctaaaaCGTGAGGattcttctttacttttaatactttaactacattttcctgatgatacttacagactttaactgaagtaacatttttcaCTGCAgtactttaacttgtaacagagtattttaactGTGTGGTtttagtacttctactgcagtttaggatctgaatacttctcccAGCGCTACATTAAAAGGCAGTATAAGCCAGCCCTTTCCCCGCAGACACAcacctggttctggttctggtctgTACTGACCTGCAGGATTTCCTGGCTGTTCCGGATGCCCTCCTCGGTCCAGAGAGTGATGACGCGTTCGGGGCTGGTGCATCCTGACCCGTCATCCAGCCGGCTGAGGACTCTCTGCCCCACCGTGGCTGTCAGCAGGGAGGGAGAGGTGGAGCGAACCAAGCGCTCCTCTAACACCGCCTGGCACTGCATGGAGCCAAACCACAAAAACCAGAAACCAGAGTCAGAAACtgtgaaaacactgaaaaaaagtgacaaaaaaaaaccataaaaaGCATgccaaaaggtgacaaaaaaattgttaaaaaagtgacaaaaaaacgtcaggaaaagtgtggaaaaaggacaataaaatgttgaaatttcgacccagaaaaaAAAGTCGCAGGTTCGACAACACAAGGGGTTAAGGAACAGATTTCTCCGGGCCCTGACTAACGCCTGGCGCTGCATGGAGCCAAAGCACAAAAACCTAGAAACCAGAATCAGAACCACAGCCGTTCACATTCACAAACTGAGAGATGAACGTGTGCGTCTGCATGTTTCTTTAAACACAAGGAATTAGTTTCCCCCTGTAGAGAATAAGCTGCGTTCTCAGGTTTCTACACACAACGTAAAGTAGCAGCTTAAGGAACTGATTGCTCCGGGtcctaaagaaaaaaagggacaaatgttggaaaa contains the following coding sequences:
- the LOC120555205 gene encoding ninein-like produces the protein MQCQAVLEERLVRSTSPSLLTATVGQRVLSRLDDGSGCTSPERVITLWTEEGIRNSQEILQTLDFPLEERVSLADLTLALDNEMLVSGNGIHQAALLSYKNEIQHLQ